One part of the Fusobacterium pseudoperiodonticum genome encodes these proteins:
- a CDS encoding FprA family A-type flavoprotein → MHNVRNITENLYWIGANDRRLALFENIHPIPEGVSYNSYMLLDEKTVVFDTVDWSVTRQYVENIEYLLNGRELDYLVVHHMEPDHCGSIEELALRYPNLKIISSEKGFMFMRQFGYKSINGHELIEVKEGDKFKFGKHEIVFLEAPMVHWPEVLVSFDTTNGALFSADAFGSFKSLDGRLFNDEVNWDRDWLDEGRRYLTNIVGKYGPHIQHLLKKAGPIVDKIKFICPLHGVVWRNDFGYIIDKYDKWSRYEPEEKGVLIAYASMYGNTENAVEVIAKKLAEKGVTNIKMYDVSNTHVSYLISDLFKYSHLIIASPTYNLGIYPVIHNFVMDIKALNLQNRTVAIVENGSWARKSGDLLQEFFETQVKDIAVLNEKVGLTSSANNVNLDEMDALVEVLVESLKK, encoded by the coding sequence ATGCATAACGTTAGAAATATAACTGAAAATCTTTATTGGATAGGAGCAAACGATCGTCGTCTTGCACTTTTTGAAAATATACACCCTATCCCTGAAGGAGTGTCATATAATTCATATATGTTACTAGATGAAAAAACAGTTGTTTTTGATACTGTTGATTGGTCTGTGACTAGACAATATGTTGAAAATATAGAATATTTATTAAATGGAAGAGAATTAGACTACTTAGTAGTACATCATATGGAACCAGATCACTGTGGTTCAATTGAAGAACTAGCTCTTCGTTATCCAAATTTAAAAATTATCTCATCTGAAAAAGGATTTATGTTCATGAGACAGTTTGGATACAAAAGTATCAACGGTCATGAATTAATAGAAGTAAAAGAAGGAGATAAATTTAAATTTGGTAAACATGAAATAGTATTTTTAGAAGCACCTATGGTTCACTGGCCAGAAGTTCTAGTAAGTTTTGATACAACAAATGGAGCTTTATTCTCAGCTGACGCCTTTGGTTCTTTCAAATCACTTGATGGAAGACTATTTAATGATGAAGTAAATTGGGACAGAGATTGGTTAGATGAAGGACGTCGTTATTTAACAAATATTGTCGGAAAATATGGACCTCATATCCAACATCTATTGAAAAAAGCAGGACCAATTGTAGATAAAATTAAATTTATTTGTCCTCTACATGGTGTAGTTTGGAGAAATGACTTTGGATATATCATAGATAAATATGATAAATGGAGCAGATATGAACCTGAAGAAAAAGGTGTGTTAATTGCTTATGCTTCAATGTATGGAAATACTGAAAATGCTGTTGAAGTTATAGCTAAAAAATTAGCTGAAAAGGGAGTTACAAACATAAAAATGTATGATGTTTCTAACACTCATGTTTCATATTTAATTTCAGACTTATTTAAATATAGCCACTTAATTATAGCTTCTCCTACATATAACTTAGGAATTTATCCAGTTATACATAATTTTGTAATGGATATTAAGGCATTAAACTTACAAAATAGGACAGTTGCAATAGTTGAAAATGGTTCTTGGGCAAGAAAATCAGGAGATTTATTACAAGAATTCTTTGAAACTCAAGTAAAAGATATAGCTGTTTTAAATGAAAAAGTAGGATTGACTTCATCAGCTAACAATGTAAATCTAGATGAAATGGATGCACTTGTTGAAGTTTTAGTTGAATCTTTAAAAAAATAA
- a CDS encoding OmpH family outer membrane protein, with amino-acid sequence MKKLLLIASVLLATSAFAEKIGVVDSQKAFFQFSETKKAQQALEGQAKKVENEARQREVALQKEFVSLQAKGDKLTDAEKKAFEKKSQDFQAFLNSAQDNLNKEQMAKLKRIEDVYVKALKKVAAEGKYDYIFEADALRVGGEDITDKVLKQMEALK; translated from the coding sequence ATGAAAAAATTATTACTAATTGCAAGTGTTTTATTAGCAACATCAGCATTTGCAGAAAAAATAGGAGTTGTAGATAGCCAAAAAGCTTTCTTCCAATTCTCAGAAACTAAAAAAGCTCAACAAGCTTTAGAAGGACAAGCTAAAAAAGTTGAAAATGAAGCTAGACAAAGAGAAGTTGCACTACAAAAAGAGTTTGTTTCTTTACAAGCTAAAGGAGATAAATTAACTGACGCAGAAAAGAAAGCATTTGAAAAGAAATCTCAAGATTTTCAAGCTTTCTTAAATTCAGCTCAAGATAATTTAAATAAAGAACAAATGGCTAAATTAAAAAGAATAGAAGACGTATATGTAAAAGCCCTTAAAAAAGTAGCAGCTGAAGGAAAATATGATTATATATTTGAAGCTGATGCATTAAGAGTTGGTGGAGAAGACATAACTGACAAAGTTTTAAAACAAATGGAAGCATTAAAATAA
- the glsA gene encoding glutaminase A yields the protein MEELLKELVEKNRKFAVDGNVANYIPELDKADKNALGIYVTTLDGQEFFAGDYNTKFTIQSISKIISLMLAILDNGEEYVFSKVGMEPSGDPFNSIRKLETSSRKKPYNPMINAGAIAVASMIKGKNEKERFTRLIDFAKLITEDDSLDINYKIYCGEADTGFRNFSMAYFLKGEGIIEGNVEEALTVYFKQCSIEGTAKTISTLGKFLANDGVLSNGERIITTRMAKIIKTLMVTCGMYDSSGEFAVKVGIPSKSGVGGGICSVVPGKMGIGVYGPALDKKGNSLAGVHLLADLSEELSLNIF from the coding sequence ATGGAAGAGCTATTAAAGGAACTTGTTGAAAAAAATAGAAAATTTGCTGTAGATGGAAATGTTGCTAATTATATTCCAGAGCTTGATAAAGCAGATAAAAATGCATTAGGTATTTATGTTACAACCTTAGATGGTCAAGAATTCTTCGCTGGAGATTATAACACAAAATTTACTATACAAAGTATATCAAAAATAATTTCTTTGATGCTCGCAATACTAGATAATGGTGAAGAATATGTTTTCTCAAAAGTTGGAATGGAACCAAGTGGAGATCCATTTAACTCTATAAGAAAACTTGAAACATCAAGTAGAAAAAAACCATATAATCCTATGATAAATGCAGGAGCAATAGCTGTTGCATCTATGATAAAAGGAAAAAATGAAAAAGAAAGATTTACAAGACTAATAGATTTTGCAAAATTAATTACAGAAGATGATAGTCTAGATATAAACTATAAAATATATTGTGGAGAAGCAGACACAGGATTTAGAAATTTTTCTATGGCATATTTCTTAAAAGGTGAGGGAATAATTGAAGGGAATGTTGAAGAAGCTTTAACAGTCTATTTTAAACAATGTTCAATTGAAGGAACAGCTAAAACTATATCGACATTAGGAAAGTTTTTAGCAAATGATGGAGTTCTTTCAAATGGAGAAAGAATAATAACTACAAGAATGGCAAAAATAATTAAAACATTAATGGTAACTTGTGGAATGTATGATAGTTCAGGAGAGTTTGCAGTAAAAGTTGGAATACCTTCAAAAAGTGGAGTAGGTGGAGGAATTTGTTCTGTTGTTCCAGGTAAAATGGGAATAGGAGTATACGGGCCTGCTTTAGATAAAAAAGGAAATTCTTTAGCTGGAGTACATTTACTTGCTGATTTATCTGAAGAACTTTCTTTAAATATTTTTTAA
- a CDS encoding alanine/glycine:cation symporter family protein → MDFLNSIIGQINNILWSYVLIALLILSGLLYTIRTGFAQGRLLGDMVALITGKLSSLRDGEKKVAGQVTGFQAFCIAVASHVGTGNLAGVAIAVAVGGPGALFWMWVIALLGGATSLIENTLAQTYKVKEGNGFRGGPSYYMEKALGQKTLGYIFSVIVIVTFAFVFNTVQANTIAQAFETTFNMSSAVAGIILAALTALIIFGGLNRIANVVSFMVPVMAIGYVIVALYVLIVNVVHIPALFMSIIEAAFGIKQAVGGAIGVAMLQGIKRGLYSNEAGMGSAPNAAATSNVSHPVKQGLLQAFGVFVDTILICSATGFIVLLYPEYNTIGEKGIKLTQLALSHSVGAWGAGFITLCIFLFAFSSLVGNYYYGEANLEFLTKSKTSMLVFRVLTVACVYLGSVASLGLVWDIADVSMGIMALMNIVVIAILSPKAIAIINDYIKQRKEGKNPVFRAKDIPGLENTECWDD, encoded by the coding sequence ATGGATTTTTTAAATTCTATAATTGGACAAATTAACAACATTTTATGGTCTTATGTTCTTATCGCACTTTTAATTTTATCAGGGCTATTATACACAATAAGAACAGGTTTTGCTCAAGGAAGATTATTAGGTGATATGGTTGCCCTAATAACTGGAAAACTTTCTTCTCTAAGAGATGGTGAAAAGAAAGTTGCAGGTCAAGTAACTGGATTCCAAGCATTCTGTATAGCAGTTGCTTCTCACGTTGGAACAGGTAACCTTGCTGGAGTTGCAATAGCAGTTGCAGTTGGAGGTCCTGGAGCATTATTTTGGATGTGGGTTATCGCACTTTTAGGAGGAGCAACAAGTTTGATAGAAAACACTTTAGCTCAAACTTATAAAGTAAAAGAAGGAAATGGATTTAGAGGTGGACCTTCTTATTATATGGAAAAAGCTTTAGGACAAAAAACTTTAGGTTACATCTTCTCTGTTATAGTTATAGTAACATTCGCATTTGTATTCAATACAGTTCAAGCTAATACTATAGCTCAAGCTTTTGAAACTACATTCAATATGAGTTCTGCAGTAGCAGGAATAATCTTAGCAGCTCTTACAGCTTTAATCATCTTCGGAGGTTTAAACAGAATAGCTAATGTTGTTTCTTTCATGGTTCCAGTAATGGCTATAGGATATGTTATAGTTGCTTTATATGTTTTAATAGTTAATGTAGTTCATATTCCAGCATTATTTATGAGTATCATTGAAGCAGCTTTTGGTATAAAACAAGCTGTCGGTGGAGCAATTGGAGTTGCTATGTTACAAGGTATCAAAAGAGGACTATACTCTAACGAAGCAGGTATGGGAAGTGCTCCAAATGCAGCGGCTACTTCAAACGTATCTCACCCTGTAAAACAAGGTTTATTACAAGCTTTCGGTGTATTCGTTGATACTATCTTAATTTGTAGTGCAACTGGTTTCATCGTTTTACTATACCCTGAATACAACACTATAGGAGAAAAAGGAATTAAATTAACTCAACTTGCTCTTTCTCATTCAGTTGGAGCTTGGGGAGCTGGATTCATAACTCTATGTATCTTCTTATTTGCTTTCAGTTCATTAGTAGGAAACTACTATTATGGAGAAGCAAACTTAGAATTCTTAACTAAGAGCAAAACTTCAATGTTAGTATTTAGAGTTTTAACTGTTGCTTGTGTATACTTAGGTTCAGTTGCAAGTTTAGGACTTGTTTGGGATATAGCTGACGTATCTATGGGTATTATGGCATTAATGAATATAGTTGTTATCGCAATACTTTCTCCAAAAGCTATTGCTATTATCAATGACTATATCAAACAAAGAAAAGAAGGAAAGAACCCTGTATTTAGAGCTAAAGATATACCTGGTTTAGAAAATACAGAATGTTGGGATGACTAA
- a CDS encoding FxLYD domain-containing protein, protein MKKLFLLIALSLSLASCGLVSATGSVVGGTISAVGSVTGAVIKTTGKIIGAVIGGSDSEVKVKDTKYKFSGVEMEVDQYTAVITGTLTHNGSTKKNLRLSIPCFDKKGNRVGDAIATIDELEKGKKWKFRAVLNEENVAACKIKDAYITVE, encoded by the coding sequence ATGAAAAAATTATTCTTATTAATAGCCTTAAGTTTAAGTTTAGCAAGTTGTGGACTTGTAAGTGCAACTGGAAGTGTTGTAGGTGGAACTATAAGTGCTGTTGGTTCTGTTACAGGTGCAGTGATAAAAACAACTGGAAAAATTATAGGTGCTGTTATTGGTGGAAGTGATAGTGAAGTAAAAGTCAAAGATACAAAATATAAATTTTCAGGAGTTGAGATGGAAGTTGATCAATATACTGCTGTGATAACAGGAACTTTGACTCATAATGGAAGCACTAAGAAAAATCTTCGTTTATCTATTCCTTGTTTTGATAAAAAAGGTAATAGAGTTGGAGATGCTATCGCTACTATAGATGAACTTGAAAAAGGTAAGAAATGGAAATTTAGAGCTGTTTTAAATGAAGAAAATGTTGCAGCTTGTAAAATTAAAGATGCATATATCACTGTGGAATAA
- a CDS encoding DHH family phosphoesterase gives MADILYDTRLKSEEAPKVIILTHGDADGLVSAMIVKSFEEMENEKKTFLIMSSMDVTSEQTDKTFDYICKYTSLGPKDRVYILDRPIPSIDWLKMKYLAYTNVINIDHHLTNKPTLYKDECCCENIFFHWNDKWSAAYLTLEWFKPLVEKAECYKNLYKKLEDLAIATSYWDIFTWKNLGNSPEETLLKKKALSINSAEKILGSGAFYNFITKKINSKNYTEEVFDYFFLLDEAYSLKINNLYDFAKRVISDFDFKGYKIGVIYGIEGDYQSIIGDKILVDKKLNYDAVAFLNVYGTVSFRSKDDVDVSEIAQKLGMLVGYSGGGHKHAAGCRICDKDEMKRKMFEIFEHSMDKIRVL, from the coding sequence ATGGCAGATATTTTATACGATACGAGGTTGAAGTCAGAGGAGGCTCCAAAAGTAATTATTTTAACACATGGAGATGCAGATGGCTTAGTTTCAGCTATGATAGTAAAATCTTTTGAAGAAATGGAGAACGAGAAAAAAACTTTCTTAATTATGAGTAGTATGGATGTTACATCAGAACAGACAGACAAAACATTTGACTACATCTGTAAATACACATCTTTAGGACCAAAAGATAGAGTTTACATCTTAGATAGACCAATACCAAGTATAGATTGGCTAAAAATGAAATATTTAGCTTATACCAATGTAATCAATATTGATCATCATTTAACAAACAAACCTACATTATACAAAGATGAATGTTGCTGTGAAAATATATTTTTTCATTGGAATGATAAATGGAGTGCAGCTTACTTGACATTAGAATGGTTCAAGCCTTTAGTTGAGAAAGCAGAATGTTATAAAAATTTATATAAAAAATTAGAAGATCTTGCAATAGCTACTTCTTATTGGGATATATTCACTTGGAAAAATTTAGGGAATTCTCCAGAAGAGACATTATTGAAAAAGAAAGCTTTATCAATAAATTCAGCTGAAAAGATTTTAGGCTCAGGAGCATTTTATAATTTTATAACTAAAAAAATAAATTCTAAAAATTATACAGAAGAGGTTTTTGATTACTTTTTCTTATTAGATGAAGCTTATAGTTTAAAAATAAATAATCTATATGATTTTGCTAAAAGAGTTATCAGTGATTTTGATTTTAAAGGTTATAAAATAGGAGTTATCTATGGTATAGAAGGAGATTATCAATCTATAATAGGAGATAAAATTCTGGTAGATAAGAAATTAAATTATGATGCAGTAGCCTTTTTAAATGTATATGGAACTGTTTCTTTCAGAAGTAAAGATGATGTAGATGTAAGTGAAATAGCACAAAAATTAGGAATGTTAGTAGGTTATTCAGGTGGTGGTCATAAACATGCTGCAGGTTGTAGAATTTGTGATAAAGATGAAATGAAGAGAAAAATGTTTGAAATTTTTGAACATTCAATGGATAAAATAAGAGTTTTATAG
- a CDS encoding acyl-CoA dehydrogenase family protein, producing the protein MLFKTTEEHEALRMQVREFVETEVKPIAAMLDKENKFPHEAIEKFGKMGFMGLPYPKEYGGAGKDILSYAIAVEELSRVDGGTGVILSAHVSLGSYPIFAFGTEEQKKKYLTPLAKGEKLGAFGLTEPNAGSDAGGTETTAVKEGDYYILNGEKIFITNADVAETYVVFAVTTPDIGTKGISAFIVEKGWEGFTFGDHYDKLGIRSSSTCQLLFNNVKVPKENLLGKEGEGFKIAMSTLDGGRIGIAAQALGIAQGAFEHALEYAKEREQFGKPIAFQQAVSFKLADMATKLRTARFLIYSAAELKEHHEPYGMESAMAKQYASDIALEVVNDALQIFGGSGYLKGMEVERAYRDAKITTIYEGTNEIQRVVIAAHLIGKPPKSDAVAVAKKKKGPVTGPRKNIIFKDGSAKEKVAALVAALKADGYDFTVGIPLNTPIGKSERVVSAGKGIGDKKNMKLIEKLATQAGASVGCSRPVAETLQYLPLDRYVGMSGQKFVGNLYIACGISGALQHLKGIKDATTIVAINTNANAPIFKNADYGIVGDIAEILPLLTKELDNGEAKKDAPPMKKMKRVLPKVMYSPHVYVCSGCGHEYNPEIGDEDSDIKPGTRFKDLPEDWTCPDCGDPKSGYIDAK; encoded by the coding sequence ATGCTTTTTAAAACTACTGAAGAACATGAAGCTCTTCGTATGCAAGTGAGAGAATTTGTTGAAACTGAGGTTAAACCTATAGCAGCAATGTTAGACAAAGAAAATAAATTCCCGCATGAAGCGATAGAGAAGTTTGGAAAAATGGGATTCATGGGGCTACCATATCCAAAAGAATATGGTGGAGCTGGTAAGGATATACTTAGCTATGCAATAGCTGTTGAAGAATTATCAAGAGTTGATGGAGGAACAGGGGTTATATTATCTGCTCACGTTTCTTTAGGATCATATCCTATATTCGCTTTTGGTACAGAAGAACAAAAGAAAAAATATCTTACTCCATTAGCTAAAGGAGAAAAATTAGGAGCATTTGGACTTACTGAACCTAATGCTGGATCAGATGCAGGAGGAACAGAAACAACTGCTGTTAAAGAAGGAGATTACTATATATTAAATGGAGAAAAAATCTTCATAACAAATGCAGATGTTGCTGAGACTTATGTAGTTTTCGCTGTAACTACTCCTGATATTGGAACAAAAGGTATAAGTGCTTTTATAGTTGAAAAGGGATGGGAAGGATTTACATTTGGAGATCACTATGATAAATTAGGAATTCGTTCATCTTCAACTTGTCAATTATTATTCAATAATGTAAAAGTTCCTAAAGAAAATCTTTTAGGAAAAGAAGGAGAAGGATTTAAAATAGCTATGTCTACTCTTGATGGAGGACGTATAGGTATAGCTGCTCAAGCATTAGGAATTGCACAAGGTGCTTTCGAACATGCTTTAGAATATGCAAAAGAAAGAGAACAATTTGGAAAACCAATAGCTTTCCAACAAGCTGTTTCATTTAAACTTGCAGATATGGCAACAAAATTAAGAACAGCTAGATTCTTAATATACAGTGCTGCTGAATTAAAAGAACACCATGAACCATATGGAATGGAATCTGCAATGGCAAAACAATATGCTTCAGATATAGCTTTAGAAGTTGTAAATGATGCTCTACAAATATTCGGAGGTTCTGGATATCTAAAAGGAATGGAAGTAGAAAGAGCATACAGAGATGCTAAAATAACTACTATCTATGAAGGAACAAACGAAATTCAAAGAGTTGTTATAGCTGCTCACTTAATAGGAAAACCACCTAAATCAGATGCAGTAGCAGTAGCTAAAAAGAAAAAAGGTCCAGTTACAGGTCCTAGAAAAAATATAATATTCAAAGATGGATCTGCTAAAGAAAAAGTTGCAGCATTAGTTGCAGCATTAAAAGCAGATGGATATGATTTCACTGTTGGAATTCCTCTTAATACTCCAATAGGAAAATCTGAAAGAGTTGTAAGTGCTGGTAAAGGAATTGGAGATAAGAAGAACATGAAGTTAATTGAAAAATTAGCTACACAAGCAGGAGCTTCTGTTGGATGTTCTAGACCAGTAGCAGAAACATTACAATATTTACCACTTGATCGTTATGTAGGAATGTCAGGACAAAAATTTGTTGGAAACCTATATATAGCTTGTGGAATTTCTGGAGCTTTACAACACTTAAAAGGAATTAAAGATGCAACAACAATAGTTGCTATTAATACAAATGCAAATGCACCAATATTTAAAAATGCTGACTATGGAATAGTTGGAGATATAGCAGAAATACTACCACTATTAACTAAAGAATTAGACAATGGTGAAGCTAAAAAAGATGCTCCTCCTATGAAGAAAATGAAGAGAGTTCTACCTAAAGTAATGTACAGTCCTCATGTGTATGTATGTAGTGGTTGTGGACATGAATACAATCCTGAAATAGGAGATGAAGATTCTGATATCAAACCAGGAACTAGATTTAAAGATTTACCTGAAGATTGGACTTGTCCTGATTGTGGAGATCCAAAATCTGGATATATAGATGCAAAATAA
- the truA gene encoding tRNA pseudouridine(38-40) synthase TruA, with protein MGRKNIKIEFRYDGSDYYGFQRQPDKVTVQGEIEKVLKIVTKEDINLISAGRTDRGVHANHQVSNFYTSSTIPVEKYKYLLTRALPKDIDILSVEEVDENFNARHDAKMREYVYIISWEKNPFEARYCKFVKDKIDAERLEKIFSSFLGIHDFRNFRLSDCVSKVTVREIYNIDVKYFSENKLKICIRGSAFLKSQVRIMVGTALEVYYKNLPKNHIDLMLNDFSKEYKKSLVEAEGLYLNRINYS; from the coding sequence ATGGGAAGAAAGAATATAAAAATAGAGTTTAGGTATGATGGAAGTGACTATTATGGCTTTCAAAGGCAACCTGATAAAGTAACTGTTCAAGGAGAAATAGAAAAAGTTTTAAAAATTGTAACAAAAGAAGATATAAATTTGATTTCAGCAGGTAGAACAGATAGGGGAGTTCATGCCAATCATCAGGTATCTAATTTCTATACTTCATCAACCATTCCTGTTGAAAAATATAAGTATCTTTTGACAAGAGCCTTACCAAAGGATATAGATATACTATCAGTTGAAGAAGTAGATGAAAATTTTAATGCTAGACATGATGCTAAAATGAGAGAATATGTCTATATTATATCTTGGGAGAAAAATCCCTTTGAAGCAAGATACTGTAAGTTTGTAAAAGATAAAATAGATGCAGAAAGACTAGAAAAAATATTTTCTAGTTTTTTAGGTATACATGATTTTAGAAATTTTAGATTGAGTGACTGTGTGAGTAAAGTAACTGTAAGAGAGATTTATAACATAGATGTAAAGTATTTTTCAGAAAATAAATTAAAAATATGTATAAGAGGTAGTGCCTTTTTAAAATCTCAAGTTAGAATTATGGTTGGAACAGCTCTTGAAGTATACTATAAAAACTTACCTAAAAATCATATAGATCTTATGTTAAATGATTTTTCAAAAGAGTATAAGAAAAGTCTTGTTGAAGCTGAAGGACTTTACTTAAATAGAATTAATTATTCTTAA
- the lpxD gene encoding UDP-3-O-(3-hydroxymyristoyl)glucosamine N-acyltransferase — protein sequence MEYKVTDIVTLLNAEYKGEVIENVSKLSPFFHSDEKSLTFAADEKFLKNLAQTRAKVIIVPDIELPLTEGKGYIVVKDSPRVIMPKLLHFFSRTLKKIEKMREDSAKVGENVDIAPNVYIGHDVVIGNNVKIFPNVTIGEGVKIGDGTVIYSNVSIREFVEIGKNCVIQPGAVIGSDGFGFVKVNGNNTKIDQIGTVIVEDEVEIGANTTIDRGAIGDTIIKKYTKIDNLVQIAHNDIIGENCLIISQVGIAGSTIVGNNVTLAGQVGVAGHLEIGDNTMIGAQSGVPGNVEANKILSGHPLVDHREDMKIRVAMKKLPELLKRVKALEEKK from the coding sequence ATGGAATATAAGGTAACTGATATCGTAACTCTTCTTAATGCTGAATATAAAGGAGAGGTTATAGAAAATGTTTCTAAACTTTCTCCTTTTTTTCATTCAGATGAGAAGAGTTTAACTTTTGCAGCAGATGAAAAATTTTTAAAGAATTTAGCTCAGACAAGGGCAAAGGTAATTATAGTTCCAGATATTGAATTACCATTAACAGAAGGCAAAGGATATATAGTAGTAAAAGATAGTCCAAGAGTAATAATGCCTAAACTTTTACATTTTTTTAGTAGAACTTTAAAGAAAATAGAAAAAATGCGAGAAGATTCAGCTAAAGTTGGAGAAAATGTAGATATAGCTCCTAATGTATATATAGGTCATGATGTAGTTATTGGAAATAATGTAAAAATTTTCCCTAATGTAACTATTGGTGAGGGAGTTAAAATTGGTGATGGAACAGTAATTTATTCTAATGTAAGTATAAGAGAATTTGTTGAAATTGGTAAAAATTGTGTAATACAACCAGGGGCAGTAATAGGTTCTGATGGTTTTGGCTTTGTAAAAGTTAATGGAAATAACACTAAGATAGATCAAATAGGGACTGTTATAGTTGAAGATGAAGTAGAAATTGGTGCAAATACAACTATTGATAGAGGTGCTATTGGTGATACAATTATAAAAAAATATACAAAGATTGATAATCTAGTTCAAATAGCTCATAACGATATCATAGGTGAAAACTGTCTAATAATATCTCAAGTTGGAATAGCAGGAAGTACAATAGTAGGAAATAATGTTACTTTAGCTGGACAAGTTGGAGTTGCAGGACACCTTGAAATTGGAGATAACACTATGATAGGAGCACAATCAGGAGTTCCTGGAAATGTTGAAGCTAATAAGATACTATCAGGACATCCGCTTGTTGATCATAGAGAAGATATGAAGATAAGAGTTGCTATGAAAAAATTACCTGAACTTTTAAAAAGAGTAAAGGCTTTAGAAGAAAAGAAATAG